A genomic segment from Parolsenella catena encodes:
- the pyrH gene encoding UMP kinase produces the protein MTDYKYKRVLLKLSGEALMGEGGYGIDPKVVDHLAKEIKVIHDDGIEVGVVVGGGNIFRGVAGAAGGMDRAQADYMGMLATVMNALALQDGFERNGMTARVMSAIKMDEVAEPYIRRRAIKHLEKGYIAIFAAGSGNPYFTTDTAAALRACEIDADCLMKATKVDGIYDADPMKNPDAKRFDTITYREVLTRDLKVMDATATALCSDNNMSMIVFNIDQPHVFADALKGLPVGTTVVGEETH, from the coding sequence TTGACGGACTATAAGTACAAGCGCGTGCTGCTCAAGCTCTCCGGTGAGGCCCTCATGGGGGAGGGCGGCTACGGCATCGACCCCAAGGTCGTCGATCATCTTGCCAAGGAGATCAAGGTCATCCACGACGACGGCATCGAGGTCGGCGTCGTCGTTGGCGGCGGCAACATCTTCCGTGGCGTCGCCGGTGCAGCCGGCGGCATGGACCGCGCGCAGGCAGACTACATGGGCATGCTTGCCACCGTCATGAACGCGCTTGCCCTCCAGGACGGCTTCGAGCGCAACGGCATGACGGCCCGCGTCATGAGCGCTATCAAGATGGACGAGGTCGCCGAGCCCTACATCCGTCGTCGTGCCATCAAGCACCTCGAGAAGGGCTACATCGCCATCTTCGCCGCCGGTTCCGGCAACCCCTACTTCACGACTGACACCGCGGCAGCGCTCCGTGCCTGCGAGATCGACGCCGACTGCCTCATGAAGGCCACGAAGGTTGACGGCATCTACGATGCGGACCCGATGAAGAATCCGGACGCCAAGCGCTTCGACACCATCACGTACCGCGAGGTCCTCACGCGCGACCTCAAGGTCATGGATGCCACTGCCACGGCCCTGTGCTCTGACAACAACATGTCCATGATCGTTTTCAACATCGACCAGCCGCACGTCTTCGCAGACGCGCTCAAGGGACTGCCGGTTGGCACCACCGTCGTTGGGGAGGAGACCCACTAA
- the tsf gene encoding translation elongation factor Ts codes for MAQITAALVKQLREMTDSPMMECKKALVEADGDIEKAVDVLRKMGMAKAVKKAGRETNEGTVAAYVSECGKVAALVEVTCETDFVGGNPKFTGFAKNVAAVVAKANPADVDALKAAEFSTNETVDAALTEMIHTMGENMKIARFARREVENGAFGSYVHANGKLGTIVEFTFSKPETAQAESFKTFAHDVAMQAAAAGAISARREDVPAEIVEHEMSIYKAQAAESGKPEAIQVKIAEGRLNKFYGESVLSEQAFIKDGNITIRQYAEKVGKELGDTIEVIAFDRFTFGE; via the coding sequence ATGGCTCAGATCACCGCCGCGCTCGTCAAGCAGCTCCGCGAGATGACCGACTCCCCGATGATGGAGTGCAAGAAGGCGCTCGTCGAGGCTGACGGCGACATCGAGAAGGCCGTCGACGTCCTTCGCAAGATGGGCATGGCCAAGGCCGTCAAGAAGGCCGGCCGTGAGACGAACGAGGGCACCGTCGCCGCGTACGTCTCCGAGTGTGGCAAGGTCGCCGCGCTCGTCGAGGTCACCTGCGAGACCGACTTTGTCGGCGGCAACCCCAAGTTCACCGGCTTCGCCAAGAACGTCGCCGCCGTCGTCGCCAAGGCAAACCCGGCCGACGTGGACGCCCTCAAGGCCGCCGAGTTCTCCACGAACGAGACCGTTGACGCCGCCCTCACCGAGATGATCCACACCATGGGCGAGAACATGAAGATCGCCCGCTTCGCCCGTCGCGAGGTCGAGAACGGTGCCTTCGGCTCCTACGTCCACGCCAACGGCAAGCTCGGCACCATCGTCGAGTTCACGTTCTCCAAGCCCGAGACCGCCCAGGCCGAGTCCTTCAAGACGTTCGCCCACGACGTCGCCATGCAGGCCGCTGCCGCCGGCGCCATCTCCGCCCGTCGCGAGGACGTCCCGGCCGAGATCGTCGAGCACGAGATGAGCATCTACAAGGCCCAGGCCGCTGAGTCCGGCAAGCCCGAGGCCATCCAGGTCAAGATCGCCGAGGGTCGCCTCAACAAGTTCTACGGCGAGTCCGTCCTCTCCGAGCAGGCCTTCATCAAGGATGGCAACATCACCATCCGCCAGTACGCCGAGAAGGTAGGCAAGGAGCTCGGCGACACCATCGAGGTCATTGCCTTTGATCGCTTCACCTTCGGCGAGTAG
- the rpsB gene encoding 30S ribosomal protein S2: MAVKINLNTLLEAGCHYGHQTRRWNPKMKPYIFGERNGIYILDLKQTILDADRAYTFLKETAAKGGKILFVGTKKQAQEPVATQAQRCGMPYINQRWLGGVLTNFVTMRSRIDRMEELEAMVEDGRMAARGKKEQAVLTKELEKLQRNLGGVREMRQLPAALFVIDSKREELAIREANRLHIPVVALLDTNSDPDVVDYGIPANDDAIRSVALMTELVADAVLAGTGKEQITAEEMAAGETTPAVEAPAAE, encoded by the coding sequence ATGGCAGTCAAGATCAACCTTAACACCCTGCTCGAGGCCGGTTGCCACTACGGCCACCAGACCCGCCGCTGGAACCCCAAGATGAAGCCCTACATCTTCGGCGAGCGCAACGGCATCTACATCCTCGACCTCAAGCAGACGATCCTCGACGCTGACCGCGCCTACACGTTCCTCAAGGAGACGGCCGCCAAGGGTGGCAAGATTCTGTTCGTCGGCACCAAGAAGCAGGCCCAGGAGCCTGTCGCCACGCAGGCCCAGCGCTGCGGCATGCCCTACATCAACCAGCGCTGGCTCGGCGGCGTGCTCACCAACTTCGTCACCATGCGCTCCCGCATCGACCGCATGGAGGAGCTCGAGGCCATGGTCGAGGACGGCCGCATGGCTGCCCGCGGCAAGAAGGAGCAGGCTGTCCTGACCAAGGAGCTCGAGAAGCTCCAGCGCAACCTCGGTGGCGTCCGCGAGATGCGCCAGCTTCCCGCCGCCCTGTTCGTCATCGACTCCAAGCGCGAGGAACTCGCCATCCGCGAGGCCAACCGCCTGCACATCCCGGTCGTCGCCCTGCTCGACACCAACTCTGACCCGGACGTCGTTGACTACGGCATCCCTGCCAACGACGACGCCATCCGCTCCGTCGCCCTCATGACCGAGCTCGTCGCCGACGCCGTGCTCGCTGGCACCGGCAAGGAGCAGATCACGGCCGAGGAGATGGCCGCTGGCGAGACCACCCCTGCCGTCGAGGCGCCCGCTGCCGAGTAG
- a CDS encoding tyrosine recombinase XerC: MTCSASELRCVSQDEFERMAGEYLSYLRDVRNLSPNTTRAYETDLAAYLEWTRREGIDPLHVTHAELRSWLAELNDAGYATTTQNRHLSAVRCLYKWLVSRELTQEDAAAAVASPKLSKRLPCVLADSDVERLIQSCSSDCAGVRDRALIELLYASGARISEVSALDVRDVDVLQRQVRLFGKGAKERIVPLYDSAVRAIERYVRNARPTFARASKTQSNALFLSSRGQRMSAAALRTRFERLVEVAGLDPSLTPHAMRHTFATQLLDGGADLRSVQELLGHESLSTTQIYTHLSVGRLKAAALQAHPRSGN, encoded by the coding sequence ATGACCTGTTCGGCTAGTGAGCTGCGCTGCGTCTCGCAGGACGAGTTCGAGCGCATGGCGGGGGAGTACCTGTCCTACCTGCGCGATGTCCGCAACCTGTCACCGAACACCACGAGAGCCTACGAGACGGATCTTGCGGCATACCTCGAGTGGACGAGGAGAGAGGGAATAGACCCTCTCCACGTCACGCATGCCGAGCTCAGGAGCTGGTTGGCCGAGCTCAATGACGCCGGATACGCCACGACCACCCAGAACCGCCATCTCTCCGCCGTTCGCTGTCTCTACAAGTGGCTTGTGAGCAGGGAGCTCACGCAGGAGGATGCCGCAGCGGCCGTGGCAAGCCCCAAACTCTCCAAGCGCCTGCCGTGCGTGCTTGCGGACTCGGACGTGGAGCGTCTCATCCAGTCATGTTCTTCCGATTGCGCCGGCGTCAGAGACCGTGCGCTCATCGAGCTGCTCTATGCGAGCGGGGCGCGCATCTCCGAGGTCTCGGCACTTGACGTGCGAGACGTCGACGTCTTGCAGCGACAGGTCCGTCTCTTTGGCAAGGGCGCAAAGGAGCGCATCGTGCCGCTCTACGACAGCGCCGTGAGGGCTATCGAGCGCTACGTCCGCAACGCGCGGCCGACGTTTGCCCGCGCGTCCAAGACTCAATCCAACGCCCTGTTTCTCTCCTCGAGGGGGCAGAGGATGAGCGCGGCCGCACTTCGCACGAGGTTCGAGCGCCTCGTCGAGGTGGCAGGCCTCGACCCCTCGCTGACTCCACACGCCATGCGCCACACGTTCGCGACGCAGCTGCTCGATGGCGGCGCGGACCTCAGGAGCGTGCAGGAGCTTCTCGGACACGAAAGCCTCTCGACCACCCAGATCTACACGCACCTGTCCGTCGGTCGGCTCAAGGCGGCGGCACTGCAGGCTCATCCGCGGTCTGGGAACTGA
- the trmFO gene encoding methylenetetrahydrofolate--tRNA-(uracil(54)-C(5))-methyltransferase (FADH(2)-oxidizing) TrmFO, with product MGDFETVTVVGAGLAGCECALQLAKRGVRVRLVEQRPLKSSPAHHTDGMAELVCSNSLKSTRRDSAAGLLKAELELMGSELLECAKRASVPAGGALAVDRERFSELVGKRIASEPLIEVVREEVTSIPEGRSVIAAGPLCSDALASSLASLIGAESLSFFDAAAPIVDAETIDRSIVFSQSRYEEQGVGDYLNCPMDKSEYETFMEALLGADRVVAREFEQKDLFCACQPVEEVARTGMDAARYGAMKPVGLTDPRTGRRPWAVVQLRPENAECTAYNLVGFQTNLTWPEQKRVFRLIPGLENAEFFRYGVMHRNSFVDAPRVLDDTFAIPGTKTRLAGQICGTEGYTEAIASGLLAALNTFADVSGVAHASLPRTGALGSLVAYATSPATSPYQPMHVNFGIVPPLESPRLKKRERYARYADRALQDLTAYVSSRDDLFG from the coding sequence ATGGGCGATTTCGAGACGGTAACGGTTGTTGGCGCTGGTCTTGCGGGATGCGAGTGCGCGCTTCAGCTCGCCAAGCGTGGTGTGCGCGTGAGGCTCGTCGAGCAAAGGCCGCTCAAGAGCTCGCCGGCCCACCATACCGACGGCATGGCCGAGCTCGTCTGCTCCAACTCGCTCAAGTCCACGAGACGCGACTCTGCCGCTGGTCTGCTCAAGGCGGAGCTCGAGCTTATGGGCTCCGAGCTCCTCGAGTGCGCCAAACGGGCCTCGGTGCCGGCCGGCGGTGCGCTTGCGGTCGACCGCGAGCGTTTCTCCGAACTCGTGGGGAAGCGCATTGCCTCCGAGCCGCTCATTGAGGTGGTGCGCGAGGAGGTCACGAGCATTCCGGAGGGAAGGTCCGTAATCGCCGCCGGCCCGCTGTGCTCGGATGCCCTCGCGTCCTCGCTCGCAAGCCTCATCGGCGCGGAGTCGCTCTCCTTCTTTGATGCTGCCGCACCCATCGTGGACGCCGAGACGATCGACCGCTCTATTGTGTTCTCGCAGTCTCGCTACGAGGAGCAGGGGGTTGGCGACTACCTCAACTGTCCCATGGACAAGTCCGAGTACGAGACGTTCATGGAGGCCCTACTGGGAGCCGACAGGGTCGTTGCCCGCGAGTTCGAGCAGAAGGACCTGTTCTGCGCGTGTCAGCCCGTGGAGGAGGTTGCCCGCACCGGCATGGACGCCGCCCGCTATGGCGCCATGAAGCCCGTTGGCCTTACGGACCCAAGGACGGGGCGCAGGCCCTGGGCGGTGGTCCAGCTCAGGCCCGAGAATGCTGAGTGCACGGCGTACAACCTCGTTGGCTTCCAGACGAACCTCACCTGGCCCGAGCAGAAGCGCGTCTTTCGTCTCATTCCGGGCCTCGAGAACGCGGAGTTCTTCCGCTATGGCGTCATGCATCGCAACTCCTTCGTGGATGCCCCGCGCGTCCTTGACGACACGTTCGCCATTCCGGGAACCAAGACGAGGCTCGCGGGTCAGATCTGCGGCACCGAGGGCTATACGGAGGCCATAGCCTCCGGACTGCTTGCCGCCCTCAACACCTTCGCTGACGTCTCGGGAGTTGCCCACGCGAGCCTTCCGCGCACGGGTGCGCTGGGCTCTCTGGTCGCATACGCCACGAGCCCGGCCACCTCTCCCTACCAGCCGATGCACGTCAACTTTGGCATCGTCCCGCCGCTGGAGAGTCCAAGGCTCAAGAAGCGCGAGCGCTACGCGCGCTATGCCGACCGTGCCCTGCAAGACCTCACGGCCTACGTCTCCTCCCGCGATGACCTGTTCGGCTAG
- a CDS encoding DNA-processing protein DprA, with the protein MAAHSEYRSIIEGLQRWEIAPNDPSYPPALLDLGHEAPVLRGYGDPSVLSGECISIVGARKATPYGRTCAKMAGRAAAECGITVVSGGAIGCDQCAGTAALDAGGRTVVIPGCGADCVYPSSSDELFARAVRGGGCVVSLEHWGAPPARYTFVRRNKAIAALSTVLVVCEAARPSGTFHTATTAAELGRRVYAVPGSIFSANSRGTNWLIESGASIVTDEESLEGLISLDYGRLRTQVESHDLPRGALLDALVASPMRADEISVLLGLGLPQTLAVLAEQEALGLVCRLPDSRFAPTELALLGHNVSA; encoded by the coding sequence ATGGCAGCTCATAGCGAGTACCGCTCAATCATAGAGGGACTGCAGCGCTGGGAGATCGCGCCGAATGACCCCTCCTATCCGCCGGCCTTGCTCGACCTTGGCCATGAGGCGCCCGTGCTCCGTGGCTACGGGGACCCCTCGGTCCTCAGCGGCGAGTGCATCTCGATCGTTGGCGCCAGGAAGGCCACGCCTTACGGAAGAACATGCGCCAAGATGGCCGGACGCGCCGCCGCTGAGTGCGGGATCACCGTGGTCTCCGGAGGCGCCATCGGCTGCGACCAGTGCGCGGGCACGGCCGCTCTCGACGCCGGGGGAAGGACGGTCGTCATTCCGGGGTGTGGCGCGGACTGCGTCTACCCATCCTCAAGCGACGAGCTGTTTGCCAGAGCTGTCCGCGGGGGAGGGTGCGTCGTCTCCCTTGAGCATTGGGGCGCGCCCCCGGCTCGCTATACATTCGTGAGGAGGAACAAGGCCATAGCAGCGCTTTCCACGGTCCTCGTGGTCTGCGAGGCCGCAAGGCCCTCGGGAACGTTTCACACCGCCACGACGGCGGCGGAGCTTGGGCGAAGGGTCTATGCCGTTCCCGGTTCGATCTTCTCGGCAAACTCTCGGGGAACGAACTGGCTCATCGAGTCAGGCGCGTCCATCGTGACTGACGAGGAGTCCCTCGAGGGGCTCATCTCGCTTGACTACGGCAGGCTTAGAACTCAGGTTGAGTCACATGACCTTCCAAGGGGAGCCTTGCTCGATGCCCTCGTGGCCTCTCCCATGAGGGCAGACGAGATATCCGTGCTTCTCGGCCTGGGTCTTCCCCAGACGCTTGCCGTCCTTGCGGAGCAGGAGGCGCTCGGGCTTGTGTGCCGACTTCCCGACTCTCGATTTGCGCCCACAGAGCTAGCTCTGCTGGGGCACAATGTATCGGCATAG
- a CDS encoding YifB family Mg chelatase-like AAA ATPase: protein MGCLTIHAATLRGVEAAHVTVEVALTGGLPNITIVGKPSASVLESRNRIRCALSQCGFEVPRMGVTVNLAPSDMKKTGTGLDLPMAIAILAATGQIPTNDLDRCLFVGELGLGGMVSGVSGGIAYALLARGLGLALVGPRDFILSSVGASTGEDTLILDNLSQLKRGVPSLTASEGYATRCDNVDASALDYADVVDQEQAKRALVIAAAGGHGALMTGPPGAGKTMLAKRLPTILPPLEEDEALEAMLVHSVCALPVDDIVLGRRPFRAPHHAISLAGLVGGGNPVTPGEASLAHGGVLFLDELPEFSPSVLQSLRQPMEDGEIRLVRADGTYSFPSRFQLLAAANPCPCGHFGDRGHVCRCSPSQIARYQSRVGGALMDRIDVFVDVTRPSASDVIKGTRGLSSSEMRAQVMRGREFASWRRSRQHMELDGTIEGCSLSGKAQSLLELMAERLSLGGRAIARTARVARTIADLVERESVEADDIAEACAYRSRYALEGDAHGSS, encoded by the coding sequence ATGGGCTGCCTCACCATTCACGCGGCAACGCTCAGGGGCGTCGAGGCCGCTCATGTCACCGTTGAGGTGGCCCTGACCGGCGGGCTTCCCAACATCACGATCGTCGGCAAGCCGTCTGCCTCCGTGCTCGAGTCAAGGAACCGAATCCGCTGCGCGCTCTCGCAATGCGGGTTCGAGGTCCCACGTATGGGCGTCACGGTCAATCTCGCCCCGAGTGACATGAAGAAGACGGGTACCGGTCTCGACCTTCCGATGGCCATCGCGATCCTGGCGGCCACAGGCCAGATTCCAACCAACGACCTGGACCGGTGCCTGTTCGTGGGAGAACTTGGGCTCGGAGGGATGGTGAGCGGTGTCTCCGGCGGCATTGCCTATGCTCTCCTGGCTCGAGGGCTTGGCCTTGCGCTTGTGGGGCCACGTGACTTCATACTCTCCTCAGTTGGGGCGTCAACGGGGGAGGACACGCTCATCCTCGACAATCTCTCGCAGCTCAAGCGAGGGGTACCAAGTCTGACGGCGTCCGAAGGCTACGCTACTCGCTGCGACAACGTGGATGCTTCGGCGCTCGACTATGCCGACGTGGTCGATCAGGAGCAAGCGAAACGAGCCCTCGTGATTGCGGCGGCGGGAGGCCATGGTGCGCTTATGACGGGACCTCCCGGGGCGGGTAAGACCATGCTCGCCAAGCGGCTGCCCACGATACTGCCTCCCCTAGAGGAGGACGAGGCTCTGGAGGCCATGCTGGTGCACTCCGTCTGCGCGCTTCCCGTGGACGACATCGTCTTGGGGCGCAGGCCCTTTAGGGCGCCCCATCATGCCATATCCCTGGCGGGCCTCGTCGGAGGCGGCAACCCCGTGACGCCTGGCGAGGCGTCACTGGCACATGGTGGCGTCCTGTTTCTCGATGAGCTCCCAGAGTTCTCGCCCTCCGTGCTGCAGTCGCTGCGTCAGCCGATGGAGGACGGAGAGATTCGCCTCGTCCGCGCCGATGGCACCTACTCGTTTCCCAGCAGGTTCCAGCTTCTGGCTGCCGCAAACCCCTGCCCCTGCGGTCACTTTGGCGACCGAGGGCACGTGTGTCGCTGCTCGCCGTCCCAGATCGCTCGCTATCAGTCGAGGGTCGGAGGCGCCCTTATGGATCGCATCGACGTGTTCGTTGACGTCACGAGGCCATCCGCCTCGGATGTCATCAAGGGTACGAGGGGTCTTAGCTCGTCCGAGATGCGCGCGCAGGTCATGAGAGGGCGAGAGTTCGCGTCCTGGAGAAGGTCGCGGCAACACATGGAGCTAGACGGCACCATCGAGGGGTGCTCGCTGTCTGGTAAGGCTCAGTCCCTGCTCGAGCTTATGGCTGAGCGACTGTCGCTTGGAGGCAGGGCGATTGCGAGGACCGCACGCGTGGCGCGCACGATTGCCGACCTCGTCGAGCGAGAGAGCGTGGAGGCAGACGACATTGCGGAGGCATGCGCGTATAGAAGCCGCTACGCCTTGGAGGGCGATGCACATGGCAGCTCATAG
- a CDS encoding YraN family protein, producing the protein MEALDYRHKPVCELTPHEVGRLGEDIAASFLEMRGYEILDRNWRSSQGEADIVCRDGAEHVLVEVKSRALPPDYELAVYPEVAVDAEKLARYANMRLAYQARFEVPPSVRLDVIAVTLEEREERKAHVHYLRGISLQEVC; encoded by the coding sequence ATGGAAGCGCTCGACTACCGCCACAAGCCCGTCTGTGAGCTGACGCCTCACGAGGTGGGAAGGCTTGGAGAGGACATTGCGGCCTCGTTTCTTGAGATGAGGGGCTATGAGATCCTCGACAGGAACTGGCGCAGCTCGCAGGGAGAGGCGGACATCGTCTGTAGGGATGGTGCCGAGCACGTCCTCGTCGAGGTCAAGTCCAGGGCCTTGCCGCCGGACTACGAGCTTGCGGTCTATCCCGAGGTGGCCGTCGACGCCGAGAAGCTCGCTCGCTACGCTAACATGCGGCTGGCTTACCAGGCGAGGTTCGAGGTGCCGCCAAGCGTTCGGCTCGACGTCATTGCCGTCACGCTCGAGGAGCGCGAGGAACGTAAGGCCCACGTCCATTATCTGCGCGGCATCAGCCTCCAAGAGGTGTGCTGA
- a CDS encoding ribonuclease HII, which yields MAGNTHPATAAEISATLAEATESELEALLERYADDPRAQVRRACGVATRRVARQRAERERVEGMYALMREMGGDGIVLGLDEVGRGSVAGPVTVCAVALPDDPKVWGVNDSKQLSAQRRGELAVKIRQVAQAVGICHVPPARIDEVGMARALREAMLGAIADTGVEPDAVLIDGNPLHIHPKERTLVKGDARVACIAAASIVAKVTRDEMMVEYDEQFPGYHLASSKGYASPEHIEAIRERGLTPIHRVSFCQNFLETERLF from the coding sequence ATGGCTGGCAACACCCATCCGGCCACCGCCGCGGAGATCTCCGCGACGCTTGCCGAGGCAACCGAGTCAGAGCTCGAGGCGCTGCTCGAGCGTTATGCCGACGATCCGCGCGCCCAGGTCAGGCGCGCCTGCGGCGTTGCCACGAGGCGCGTCGCGAGGCAGAGGGCCGAGCGAGAGCGAGTCGAGGGGATGTACGCGCTCATGCGCGAGATGGGCGGCGATGGCATCGTCTTGGGCCTTGACGAGGTCGGGCGAGGCTCCGTTGCGGGGCCCGTCACGGTCTGCGCCGTGGCGCTGCCAGACGACCCCAAGGTGTGGGGCGTCAATGACTCCAAGCAGCTCTCTGCCCAACGCAGAGGCGAGCTTGCCGTCAAGATCCGCCAGGTTGCCCAGGCCGTCGGCATCTGCCACGTTCCCCCTGCAAGAATCGACGAGGTGGGCATGGCTCGCGCCCTTCGCGAGGCAATGCTTGGCGCCATTGCGGACACGGGCGTTGAGCCTGACGCCGTTCTCATCGATGGTAACCCGCTCCACATACACCCCAAGGAGCGCACGCTCGTGAAGGGCGATGCCAGGGTAGCCTGCATTGCCGCCGCAAGCATCGTGGCGAAGGTCACTCGTGACGAAATGATGGTGGAGTATGACGAGCAGTTCCCCGGATATCACCTCGCCAGCTCCAAGGGCTATGCATCGCCCGAGCATATCGAGGCAATTCGAGAGAGGGGGCTCACGCCCATCCATCGCGTGAGCTTCTGCCAAAACTTTCTCGAGACGGAGCGGCTCTTCTAG
- the rplS gene encoding 50S ribosomal protein L19 — translation MDYIRAIERQQIREDIPTVIPGDHVKVHYRIKEGDRERIQVFEGDVIRMSGGSSRETFTVRKISFGVGVERTFPLHSPKIAKLEVVRHGDVRRAKLFYLRDRVGKAARIREKRD, via the coding sequence ATGGACTACATTCGCGCCATCGAGCGTCAGCAGATTCGTGAGGACATCCCCACGGTCATCCCTGGCGACCACGTCAAGGTGCACTACCGCATCAAGGAGGGTGACCGCGAGCGCATCCAGGTGTTCGAGGGTGACGTCATCCGCATGAGCGGTGGCTCTTCTCGTGAGACCTTCACCGTCCGCAAGATCTCCTTTGGCGTCGGCGTGGAGCGCACGTTCCCGCTTCACTCGCCCAAGATCGCCAAGCTCGAGGTCGTCCGTCACGGTGACGTCCGTCGCGCCAAGCTCTTCTACCTGCGCGATCGCGTGGGCAAGGCTGCTCGCATTCGCGAGAAGCGCGACTAG
- a CDS encoding deoxyguanosinetriphosphate triphosphohydrolase, which yields MGTGLSILTRADVERREHELLSPLAAFSDASVGRLVPEQADALRTCYQRDRDRIVHCKAFRRLSHKTQVFLAPEGDHYRTRLTHTLEVAQIARSVAAPLRLNEDLTEAIALGHDLGHTPFGHTGEGALSRAIARWRGLDPDGDEGRRLFRHNEQSARVVDLLEKDGRGLNLSREVVDGIVCHTGSQRAATLEGRIVAVADRVAYVTHDIQDAERAGIICEAGLPSVVLERLGSSSSQRIATMVADLVSTSARRGDIAMSEPVWEAMMELRSWLFENVYTQSDAKVEEPKANGLVERLFMHYIGHLDEVPAEYRLHDSDAPEVQVADYISGMTDRYAIRDYERLFLPRAWRR from the coding sequence ATGGGTACGGGCCTTTCCATACTCACAAGGGCAGACGTCGAGCGGCGGGAGCACGAGTTGCTCTCGCCGCTCGCGGCGTTCTCGGATGCCTCCGTCGGCCGGCTCGTGCCTGAGCAGGCCGATGCGCTTCGCACATGCTACCAGCGCGACCGGGACCGCATCGTCCACTGCAAGGCCTTCAGGCGCCTCTCGCACAAGACGCAGGTGTTTCTCGCTCCCGAGGGGGACCACTACCGCACGAGGCTCACGCACACGCTTGAGGTTGCGCAGATTGCCCGCAGCGTGGCCGCCCCGCTTCGCCTGAACGAGGACCTCACCGAGGCCATCGCCCTCGGGCACGATTTGGGACACACGCCCTTTGGGCACACGGGGGAGGGAGCGCTCTCCCGTGCCATCGCCCGTTGGAGGGGCCTGGATCCGGATGGAGACGAGGGAAGGCGGCTGTTTCGCCACAACGAGCAGTCCGCCCGCGTGGTGGACCTTCTCGAGAAGGACGGACGCGGCCTCAATCTCTCTCGCGAGGTGGTTGACGGAATCGTGTGCCACACGGGCTCGCAGCGTGCCGCCACGCTCGAGGGGCGCATCGTCGCCGTCGCAGACCGAGTTGCCTACGTCACGCATGACATTCAGGACGCCGAGCGTGCCGGGATAATCTGCGAGGCAGGCCTGCCGAGCGTCGTGCTCGAGCGTCTTGGCTCATCGTCCTCCCAGCGCATCGCCACCATGGTGGCCGACCTCGTCTCCACGAGCGCACGTCGCGGCGACATCGCGATGAGCGAGCCCGTGTGGGAGGCCATGATGGAGCTCAGGTCATGGCTGTTCGAGAATGTCTACACGCAAAGCGACGCCAAGGTCGAGGAGCCCAAGGCCAACGGGCTCGTGGAGCGACTCTTCATGCACTACATCGGGCATCTTGACGAGGTTCCGGCCGAATACCGGCTGCATGACAGCGACGCCCCCGAAGTGCAGGTGGCAGACTATATCTCGGGCATGACCGACCGCTACGCCATACGGGACTACGAGCGCCTGTTCCTGCCGCGCGCATGGAGACGCTGA
- a CDS encoding kinase/pyrophosphorylase, which translates to MKVTYDQLGEGRSEDSAIVYVVSDSLGDSANNVVLSAAAQFSDGAVRVVRLSQIKSAEEVSEYFDEHEEDFVSTAVFHSIVDPALRKRVRSDLNNRGILSVDILGPVVQLLAGLTGEKPKNQARAHHMVDKRYLRRVSSMDFFVEHDDGKNPQDLVKADVVLVGLSGSAKTPLAMYLSFLGYNVASVSLDPGCDIPGELAQVDKGRLFGLENSTGVLASASIRVKDAEGLASEEVANAESAVAHASRVMDELGCTRLFSDEKTVEELSADVISQVERA; encoded by the coding sequence ATGAAGGTTACCTACGATCAGCTCGGCGAGGGTCGCTCCGAGGACTCGGCCATCGTCTACGTCGTCTCAGACTCGCTCGGAGACTCCGCGAACAACGTCGTGCTGTCGGCTGCCGCGCAGTTCTCCGACGGCGCGGTTCGCGTCGTGCGCCTGTCGCAGATCAAGAGCGCCGAGGAGGTCTCCGAGTACTTTGACGAGCACGAGGAGGACTTCGTCTCCACGGCGGTCTTCCATTCCATCGTCGACCCCGCGCTTCGCAAGCGGGTGCGCAGCGACCTCAACAACCGCGGCATCCTGTCCGTAGACATTCTTGGTCCCGTTGTGCAGCTTCTCGCCGGCCTCACGGGCGAGAAGCCCAAGAACCAGGCGCGCGCCCACCACATGGTGGACAAGCGCTACCTGCGTCGCGTGTCCTCCATGGATTTCTTCGTCGAGCACGATGACGGCAAGAATCCCCAGGACCTCGTGAAGGCGGACGTGGTCCTCGTGGGACTCTCGGGCTCTGCGAAGACGCCGCTTGCCATGTACCTGTCGTTCCTCGGCTACAACGTGGCGAGCGTCTCGCTCGATCCTGGCTGCGACATTCCCGGGGAGCTCGCCCAGGTCGACAAGGGACGCCTGTTTGGACTCGAGAACTCCACGGGCGTGCTTGCCAGCGCGAGCATCCGCGTAAAGGATGCCGAGGGCTTGGCCAGCGAGGAGGTCGCCAACGCCGAGAGCGCGGTGGCCCATGCCTCACGGGTCATGGACGAGCTTGGGTGCACGCGCCTGTTCAGCGACGAGAAGACGGTCGAGGAGCTCTCCGCCGACGTCATCTCGCAGGTCGAGCGCGCGTAA